A single window of Halobacillus naozhouensis DNA harbors:
- a CDS encoding isochorismate synthase, whose protein sequence is MLHIKVPQIDEMVEEAINKATSERKPQLISFVNEIDYTEAFTFLDRSQKVDQHRLFWKSADEDFTMAGVGAAHRMTAAHPNRFRKIESNWNELMNEAQVYDPYYEKGTGLVTLGGFSFDANQNNSTPWEGFPDCQMTVPAYLLTNKGSKSYLTTNLLIFEEDHKQQIIRQIEEQQHHLLHGARQELNLPKQTAWVETEAEKWKQSVKQATDDIKQGKLGKVVLARELRVKFDALVELAAIVEELCETQQNSYIFVFENGGDYFIGATPERLAKLENQKLVSTCLAGTIPRGKDKKEDHLLSQQLLNDPKNRQEHDFVVQMIREAVEACCYNVDIPSAPVVYPLRNLQHLYTPVTATLEQGYTLLDVVEKLHPTPALGGMPQKQSVDYIRKHETLNRGWYAGPVGWFDGHNNGEFAVAIRSALLQQDEASLFAGCGVVEDSDPDAEYEETAVKLRPMLSVLGGSV, encoded by the coding sequence ATGCTTCATATAAAAGTGCCTCAAATAGATGAAATGGTTGAGGAAGCGATTAATAAGGCGACTTCTGAAAGAAAGCCGCAACTTATCAGTTTTGTGAATGAAATAGATTATACAGAGGCTTTTACCTTTTTGGATCGATCACAGAAGGTAGACCAGCATCGTTTATTTTGGAAAAGTGCAGATGAGGATTTCACGATGGCAGGTGTAGGTGCTGCTCACAGGATGACAGCAGCTCACCCGAACCGATTCAGGAAAATAGAATCAAACTGGAATGAACTTATGAACGAAGCCCAAGTATACGACCCGTACTATGAAAAAGGGACAGGCCTTGTCACGCTGGGAGGCTTTAGCTTCGATGCCAACCAGAATAATTCAACTCCATGGGAGGGCTTTCCTGACTGCCAGATGACGGTTCCGGCCTATTTGTTGACGAATAAAGGCTCAAAATCGTACTTGACGACAAACTTGCTGATTTTTGAGGAAGATCATAAGCAGCAAATTATTCGCCAAATAGAGGAGCAGCAACATCATCTTTTACACGGGGCTCGTCAAGAGTTGAATCTGCCCAAACAAACAGCATGGGTGGAAACGGAAGCGGAGAAATGGAAACAGAGTGTCAAGCAAGCTACCGATGATATTAAGCAAGGAAAGCTAGGGAAAGTTGTACTGGCCCGTGAACTGCGTGTGAAATTTGATGCCTTAGTTGAATTGGCCGCAATCGTGGAGGAATTATGCGAGACTCAACAAAATAGCTATATTTTTGTTTTCGAAAATGGTGGAGATTATTTTATCGGGGCGACGCCGGAAAGGCTGGCTAAATTAGAAAATCAGAAGCTTGTCTCTACTTGTTTAGCGGGAACTATTCCACGTGGGAAGGATAAAAAGGAGGATCACCTCCTCAGTCAGCAGCTTCTGAATGATCCAAAAAATCGTCAGGAGCATGATTTTGTTGTTCAGATGATTAGGGAAGCTGTGGAAGCGTGTTGCTATAATGTTGATATTCCTAGTGCACCAGTCGTTTATCCGCTCCGCAATTTACAGCATTTATATACTCCTGTAACAGCCACTCTTGAACAAGGGTATACACTGCTTGATGTTGTGGAGAAACTTCACCCAACTCCAGCACTTGGGGGCATGCCTCAGAAGCAATCTGTTGATTATATCAGGAAACATGAAACATTAAATCGAGGCTGGTATGCGGGCCCTGTTGGCTGGTTTGATGGTCATAATAATGGGGAGTTTGCAGTAGCGATCCGTTCCGCACTGCTTCAACAGGATGAAGCTTCTTTATTTGCTGGATGTGGGGTCGTAGAAGATTCTGATCCTGATGCGGAATACGAAGAAACAGCCGTGAAGCTTCGGCCTATGTTATCTGTATTAGGGGGATCAGTATGA
- a CDS encoding 1,4-dihydroxy-2-naphthoate polyprenyltransferase, producing MSSVSNQNMRASLNERDGFQVWWRLLRPHTLTAAFVPVFVGTMLAALDHGIHLGLFAAMLFASVLIQAATNMFNEYYDFVRGLDNENSVGIGGTIVRDGIRPRTILNLAIGFLVVATLLGVYICASSSWWVAVIGLVSMLLGYLYSGGPYPIAYTPLGELAAGLFMGTIIIGISYYIQSLSLTWEVIVISVPVAIFIGAINLANNIRDRVGDAENGRKTIAILFGHHGAVRFLLSLYVIAYGITVVLTAIGMLPIWSIFTLLSIRKGIQSIRGFAGEKSPLEMMPAMKATAQTNTLYGLLLGISLLLQLFFPFSF from the coding sequence ATGAGTTCTGTTTCAAATCAAAATATGAGAGCTTCCTTGAATGAACGTGACGGATTTCAAGTTTGGTGGAGGTTACTGCGTCCTCATACGTTAACCGCTGCTTTCGTACCCGTATTCGTGGGGACGATGCTTGCTGCTCTGGATCATGGGATTCATCTTGGATTATTTGCTGCAATGCTTTTCGCTTCGGTCTTAATTCAGGCTGCCACAAATATGTTTAACGAATATTATGATTTCGTCAGAGGTTTAGACAATGAGAACTCTGTTGGAATAGGCGGAACGATTGTGCGGGATGGAATCCGACCGCGAACGATTTTAAACTTAGCCATCGGCTTCCTCGTAGTGGCTACATTGCTTGGTGTTTATATCTGCGCCTCTTCCAGTTGGTGGGTGGCTGTGATCGGTCTAGTCTCCATGCTGCTAGGGTATCTTTACTCAGGCGGTCCTTACCCGATAGCCTACACCCCATTAGGAGAGCTAGCTGCAGGGCTATTCATGGGCACAATCATTATTGGCATAAGTTATTATATCCAATCATTGAGTTTAACATGGGAAGTTATTGTGATCTCGGTTCCAGTGGCGATATTTATTGGAGCGATCAACTTGGCAAACAACATTCGTGACCGCGTCGGGGACGCTGAAAACGGCCGCAAAACTATAGCCATTTTATTCGGCCATCATGGAGCTGTCCGCTTCTTATTAAGCTTATATGTGATTGCCTATGGAATAACTGTAGTGTTAACCGCAATAGGAATGCTTCCCATCTGGTCTATCTTTACATTGCTTAGCATTAGAAAAGGCATCCAATCTATACGGGGATTTGCTGGGGAGAAATCCCCATTAGAAATGATGCCGGCCATGAAGGCAACGGCACAGACCAATACCTTATACGGTTTATTACTAGGAATTTCACTTCTATTGCAATTGTTTTTCCCCTTTTCATTTTAG
- a CDS encoding hotdog fold thioesterase translates to MDISIQNTLMEALGMEVIEARPDKVILKMPVDHRTHQPMGFLHGGASVALAESAASIGSFLNIDPERQQIFGIEINANHTKSIRSGFVYGTAIPHHRGKTTMVWEIRIEGEDHQLISISRCTVGVVSRQSS, encoded by the coding sequence ATGGATATATCTATACAAAACACATTAATGGAAGCACTAGGAATGGAAGTTATCGAAGCCAGGCCGGACAAAGTTATCCTTAAAATGCCTGTAGACCATCGCACACATCAGCCGATGGGCTTTCTCCATGGGGGAGCAAGTGTAGCACTGGCTGAATCCGCTGCAAGCATTGGGTCCTTTTTAAATATTGATCCAGAACGACAGCAGATTTTTGGAATTGAGATTAATGCTAACCATACGAAAAGTATACGCTCCGGGTTTGTTTATGGCACTGCCATCCCCCACCACCGTGGCAAAACAACTATGGTTTGGGAAATTCGAATAGAAGGTGAAGACCACCAATTGATCTCTATTTCAAGGTGTACGGTGGGGGTCGTGTCCCGCCAAAGTTCCTAG
- a CDS encoding TraR/DksA family transcriptional regulator: protein MLTDKQLNEFKQQLEAMKEEAEQELAKFQNQQKNSEDPNDKEGELSSVADHPGDLGTSQFEKEKEYTLHEQTREKLKEIYAALDRIKDGSYGKSEKSGEPIPLERLKAMPTARMTVEEAEST from the coding sequence ATGTTAACTGATAAACAGTTGAATGAATTCAAACAACAGCTAGAAGCAATGAAAGAAGAAGCGGAACAAGAGTTGGCTAAATTTCAAAACCAGCAGAAAAATAGTGAAGACCCTAATGATAAGGAAGGTGAACTTTCCAGTGTAGCTGATCACCCTGGAGATCTAGGAACTTCACAATTTGAAAAAGAGAAAGAGTATACACTTCATGAGCAAACACGGGAAAAGCTAAAAGAAATTTATGCTGCTCTTGATCGGATTAAAGATGGTAGTTATGGAAAGAGTGAAAAGTCGGGAGAGCCGATCCCGCTTGAACGTCTAAAGGCAATGCCGACAGCGAGAATGACCGTAGAGGAAGCAGAAAGCACCTGA
- a CDS encoding ECF transporter S component: MNPYTGQSSKLLKLIILSLFGSISMILMLLNFPLPMLPQYLKIDFSEVPALVAAILFTPAAGIIVEGLKNTLYLIYTGAADPVGVVSNFMAGVLFIVPVSMFYHKFKNVKSLVSGLITGSVIMAIGMSVLNYFLFLPAYSWFMGWETMSDQVKWLTVVGAILPFNALKGVIVGILFIPLFIKLKPWIEQKRIKTSSAA, from the coding sequence ATGAACCCGTACACAGGTCAATCATCAAAGCTATTAAAGTTAATTATATTATCATTGTTTGGAAGTATTTCGATGATTTTAATGCTGCTAAATTTTCCGTTACCAATGCTTCCTCAATATTTGAAAATTGATTTCAGTGAAGTTCCTGCGCTTGTTGCTGCTATTCTGTTTACTCCAGCAGCGGGGATCATTGTGGAAGGTTTGAAAAATACTCTTTATTTAATTTATACAGGAGCAGCTGATCCTGTAGGAGTTGTTAGTAACTTTATGGCCGGCGTTTTATTCATCGTGCCTGTTTCCATGTTCTATCACAAATTTAAGAACGTAAAAAGCCTTGTTTCGGGGTTAATTACAGGCTCTGTTATCATGGCGATAGGGATGAGCGTCCTCAATTATTTTCTTTTTTTACCTGCATATAGCTGGTTTATGGGGTGGGAAACAATGTCTGATCAAGTAAAATGGTTGACGGTTGTAGGGGCAATTCTTCCCTTTAATGCACTAAAGGGAGTCATTGTTGGAATATTATTTATCCCACTGTTTATTAAACTTAAGCCGTGGATTGAGCAGAAACGGATAAAGACCTCTTCCGCTGCATAA
- a CDS encoding PTS sugar transporter subunit IIA yields the protein MTQNKIMISSPFSGKIIQLSDVPKQKFSNKMMGEGIAIEPTEGEMVAPVSGEVTQIFPTKDAVNLLTDTGVELLLQVGIDAEELEGVGFETNIKEKSRVSRGDSLITFDLAKVTRELSSLASPIVIMNRNQVAQFSYTSQSNVIKGETIIMELELTE from the coding sequence GTGACACAAAATAAAATTATGATTAGTAGCCCTTTCTCTGGGAAAATAATTCAGCTGTCCGATGTTCCGAAACAGAAGTTTTCTAACAAGATGATGGGCGAAGGAATAGCAATTGAGCCAACTGAGGGAGAAATGGTTGCTCCCGTATCGGGTGAAGTTACACAAATTTTTCCGACCAAAGATGCTGTAAATTTATTAACAGATACAGGTGTTGAATTGTTACTACAAGTTGGAATCGATGCAGAAGAGCTGGAAGGTGTAGGATTCGAGACAAATATAAAAGAGAAAAGTCGTGTTTCAAGGGGCGATTCTCTAATTACGTTCGATTTAGCAAAAGTAACACGGGAACTTTCCAGTCTTGCCTCTCCAATTGTAATTATGAATCGTAACCAAGTTGCTCAGTTCTCCTATACGTCACAATCTAATGTTATAAAAGGTGAAACGATAATTATGGAACTTGAACTCACTGAGTAA